GACTGCGTTGTTGAGCCTGTTTTGGGCGGTATCCACGACCGCCACTATTGCGTTTGATCTCTCGACTGATCGTCGATCTGCTACGCCCCATCACCTCTGCTATCTCACTTTGCCTATGTCCTGCCTTCTTCAGTATATAAATCTGGTATCGTTCTTCTTGGGTAAGATGTGTGTATGTCATTTCGGGCAACTTTGACTTGGAGGTCTGGAAGTTCGGATGCTACCGCATCTTCCCATTTAAACCAATTTAGCTTCTGTTGCACTTCTTATTTGAACTCGCGATATGACTAATCAAAAGTGCCTTGATTTTATTAAATGGTTTGATGATGTGTTAAATGAGAAACCTGCAATGCTAGGCTCAGTTTCGGACATTTCAGCAATGTTTTATGTCGTGGATAACATAAAGCATATATTGTTGTTTGATGAGAGATTGCCGCAGCAATTGTCCTGGAATGAATTTCTGGTTGATAGAAAATTAGTTCAAGATATGAAGCCAATCCCGGTTGAAGAGAATTGGGATCTTGAAAGCTTCGTTAAACTAAGACATCAATATTTGAAATGGATAGAAGATTGGCGTGCTTAAAGTCGGTAAATATAGTGTACATGCCTGATGCATATTGCTGACCAGAGTACTGGTCGATACGATAGATAGCTTTGGCAGCCAGATTTCTAATCAGGCTGCCAAAGCCAAAACGGCAAACCAGATTCAGAAGCTATGCTCCAGCGCAGGGAAAGATTGATCTTTCACTGCCGCCACATACGCCTGTACCGCCGCATCAATACTGGTCTGGCCTTCCATGAAGTTTTTCACGAAGCGGGCTTTGCGGCCAGGGAACACGCCCAGCAGGTCGTGCATGACGAGTACCTGGCCTGAGCAATCGACGCCTGCGCCTATGCCTATGGTGGGGATGTGCAGGGAATCGGTGACTTCCTTGCCGAGGCTGGCGGGTATCGCTTCCAGCACCAGCAGGGTGGCACCGGCTTCCTGCACTGCCAGCGCTTCGGCTTTCAGCAGGTTGGCTGATGCATCAGTCTTGCCCTGCACCTTGTAGCCGCCTAGCTGATGCACGGATTGCGGCGTCAGGCCCAGATGGGCGCAGACAGGTATCGCGCGTTCGGTCAGGAACTTGATGGTCGGTGCCAGCCAGTGGCCGCCTTCGAGCTTGACCATCTGTGCGCCCGCCTGCATCAGTTGCACGGCGCTGTTGAAAGCGGCTTCCGGTGTCGCATACGTGCCAAAGGGCATGTCGGCCACGACCAGTGCCTTCTGGTTACCGCGTGCTACTGCCGCAGTGTGATAGGCCACGTCTTGCAGTGTCACTGGCAGAGTGGAGTCATGTCCCTGGCAAACCATGCCGAGGGAATCACCGATGAGCAAAATCTCGACGCCGCAACGGTCCATCAGGGAGGCAAAACTGGCATCGTAGGCGGTGAGCATGGTGATTTTTTCACCTTTCTCACGTAGTGCGATCAAGCCAGGAATGCTTACTGCTTTACGGTCTTGCAAATATTCAGCCATTCTTTTTCTCCAGAGGTGATGCTGTCATTTGGTTTTTTTTGACAGCGATTTTGTCTCCACCTA
This is a stretch of genomic DNA from Undibacterium sp. KW1. It encodes these proteins:
- the panB gene encoding 3-methyl-2-oxobutanoate hydroxymethyltransferase encodes the protein MAEYLQDRKAVSIPGLIALREKGEKITMLTAYDASFASLMDRCGVEILLIGDSLGMVCQGHDSTLPVTLQDVAYHTAAVARGNQKALVVADMPFGTYATPEAAFNSAVQLMQAGAQMVKLEGGHWLAPTIKFLTERAIPVCAHLGLTPQSVHQLGGYKVQGKTDASANLLKAEALAVQEAGATLLVLEAIPASLGKEVTDSLHIPTIGIGAGVDCSGQVLVMHDLLGVFPGRKARFVKNFMEGQTSIDAAVQAYVAAVKDQSFPALEHSF